From the genome of Pseudomonas yamanorum, one region includes:
- a CDS encoding efflux RND transporter permease subunit encodes MIAALIRWSVTNRFLVLLATLFITAWGIWSVQSTPIDALPDLSDVQVIIRTPYPGQAPQIVENQVTYPLATTMLSVPGAKTVRGYSFFGDSFVYVLFEDGTDLYWARSRVLEYLSQVQSRLPASAKPALGPDATGVGWIFQYALVDRTGGHDLAQLRALQDWFLKFELKTLPNVAEVATVGGMVKQYQVQLDPLKLASLGITQAEVTEAIGKANQETGGAVLEMAETEFIVRASGYLKTLNDFRAIPLKLGSGGVPVNLGDVATIQLGPEMRRGITELDGEGETVGGVVILRSGKNARETIAAVKTKLDELKSSLPAGVEIVTTYDRSKLIDRAVENLSHKLIEEFIVVALVCGIFLWHLRSSLVAIISLPVGVLMAFIVMRYQGINANIMSLGGIAIAIGAMVDAAVVMIENAHKKIEAWHVANPGEELKGERHWHVMTEAAAEVGPALFFCLLIITLSFIPVFTLQAQEGRLFGPLAFTKTYAMAAAAGLSVTLVPVLMGYWIRGRIPSEKNNPLNRWLIRIYQPALDAVLRRPRVTLLVAALVFFSALWPLSRLGGEFLPPLNEGDLLYMPSALPGLSAQKAAQLLQQTDRLIKTVPEVEHVFGKAGRAETATDPAPLEMFETTIQFKPQEQWRPGMTQEKLVEELDRVVRVPGLTNIWIPPIRNRIDMLATGIKSPIGVKIAGTNLTEIDSATQAVERVAKGVPGVSSALAERLTGGRYIDVDIDRKAAARYGLNIADVQSIVAGAIGGENVGETIEGLARFPINVRYPREWRDSLGALEQLPIYTPLGSQITLGTVAKIKVNDGPPMLKSENARPSGWVYIDVRGRDIASVVADLRRLVSEQVKLQPGMSLSYSGQFEFLERANARLKLVVPATLLIIFVLLYLTFARFDEALLIMATLPFALTGGAWFLYLLGFNLSVATGVGFIALAGVSAEFGVIMLLYLKNAWAERQDLGDNTERGLMAAILEGAVQRVRPKAMTVAVIIAGLLPILLGSGTGSEVMSRIAAPMIGGMVTAPLLSLFVIPAAYQLMRRRNLSAELGRD; translated from the coding sequence GGTGCGTGGTTATTCCTTTTTCGGTGACAGCTTTGTCTATGTGCTGTTCGAAGACGGCACTGACTTGTACTGGGCTCGCTCGCGGGTGTTGGAGTACTTGAGCCAAGTACAAAGCCGCTTGCCGGCCAGCGCCAAGCCAGCGTTGGGGCCAGATGCGACAGGCGTAGGATGGATCTTCCAGTACGCGCTGGTGGATCGCACTGGCGGGCATGATCTGGCGCAGCTACGCGCACTTCAGGACTGGTTCCTCAAGTTTGAACTCAAGACCCTGCCCAATGTGGCGGAAGTGGCCACTGTGGGCGGCATGGTCAAGCAGTACCAAGTGCAGCTTGATCCGCTCAAACTGGCCAGTCTTGGTATTACGCAGGCCGAGGTGACCGAAGCGATCGGCAAGGCCAATCAGGAAACGGGTGGCGCGGTGCTGGAGATGGCAGAGACCGAGTTCATCGTGCGTGCATCCGGCTACCTGAAGACGCTCAATGATTTTCGGGCGATCCCCCTCAAGCTGGGATCGGGCGGTGTGCCGGTGAACTTGGGCGATGTCGCCACGATCCAGTTGGGGCCGGAGATGCGCCGTGGCATCACCGAACTCGACGGCGAAGGCGAGACGGTTGGCGGCGTGGTGATTTTGCGCAGCGGTAAGAATGCTCGCGAGACCATTGCGGCGGTCAAAACCAAACTCGACGAACTCAAAAGCAGCCTGCCGGCCGGGGTGGAAATCGTCACCACCTACGATCGCAGCAAGCTGATCGACCGTGCTGTGGAAAATCTCAGCCACAAGCTCATCGAAGAGTTCATCGTTGTCGCATTGGTTTGCGGGATCTTTCTTTGGCACCTGCGCTCGTCCCTGGTGGCGATCATTTCCCTGCCGGTCGGTGTGCTGATGGCCTTTATTGTCATGCGCTACCAAGGGATTAACGCGAACATCATGTCCTTGGGCGGGATAGCCATCGCCATCGGCGCCATGGTCGATGCTGCTGTGGTAATGATCGAAAACGCACACAAGAAGATTGAGGCCTGGCACGTCGCCAATCCTGGTGAGGAACTGAAGGGTGAGCGTCATTGGCATGTAATGACCGAAGCAGCGGCTGAAGTTGGACCAGCTCTATTCTTCTGTTTGTTGATCATCACCCTTTCGTTCATTCCGGTGTTCACCCTGCAAGCGCAAGAGGGGCGGTTGTTCGGCCCGCTGGCTTTTACCAAAACCTACGCCATGGCCGCAGCAGCAGGATTGTCAGTGACCTTGGTGCCGGTGTTGATGGGCTATTGGATTCGGGGACGGATTCCTAGTGAAAAAAACAACCCGCTGAACCGCTGGCTCATCCGGATCTACCAGCCGGCTCTGGATGCAGTGCTGCGGCGACCGAGGGTCACGCTGCTGGTGGCGGCGTTGGTGTTTTTTAGTGCGCTATGGCCACTGTCGCGCTTGGGTGGCGAGTTTCTTCCGCCTTTGAATGAGGGCGACCTGCTCTATATGCCTTCGGCCCTGCCCGGATTATCCGCACAGAAAGCGGCGCAACTGCTGCAACAAACCGACCGTCTGATAAAAACCGTGCCGGAGGTCGAACATGTCTTCGGTAAAGCGGGACGTGCCGAAACTGCCACCGACCCGGCGCCGCTGGAGATGTTCGAAACCACTATCCAGTTCAAGCCGCAGGAGCAATGGCGCCCAGGCATGACTCAGGAAAAACTGGTGGAGGAGCTGGACCGAGTGGTGCGGGTTCCTGGGCTGACCAATATCTGGATACCACCGATTCGCAACCGAATCGACATGCTGGCTACGGGGATCAAAAGTCCAATTGGTGTAAAGATTGCCGGCACCAATCTGACGGAGATTGATTCCGCGACTCAAGCGGTCGAGCGAGTGGCCAAGGGCGTACCCGGTGTCAGTTCGGCTCTGGCCGAGCGATTAACCGGTGGACGTTACATCGACGTGGATATCGACCGAAAAGCCGCCGCCCGATACGGACTGAATATCGCCGATGTGCAGTCAATCGTGGCCGGCGCTATCGGCGGTGAAAATGTCGGCGAGACCATCGAAGGGCTTGCACGCTTCCCAATCAACGTCCGTTACCCTCGGGAATGGCGGGATTCGCTTGGCGCTTTGGAGCAGTTGCCAATTTACACCCCGCTAGGCAGCCAGATCACCCTTGGCACAGTGGCGAAGATCAAGGTCAACGACGGGCCGCCGATGCTCAAAAGTGAAAACGCACGGCCTTCAGGCTGGGTGTACATCGACGTGCGCGGCCGGGACATTGCCTCCGTAGTCGCCGATTTGCGCCGGCTCGTCAGCGAGCAGGTCAAGTTGCAGCCCGGCATGAGCCTGAGCTACTCAGGTCAGTTCGAATTTCTTGAGAGGGCCAACGCACGACTAAAACTGGTGGTCCCTGCCACGCTGCTGATCATCTTCGTGCTGCTTTACCTGACATTTGCCCGCTTTGACGAGGCCCTGCTGATTATGGCCACGCTGCCATTTGCCCTCACGGGCGGTGCATGGTTTCTTTATCTTTTGGGATTCAACCTGTCGGTTGCCACCGGGGTCGGCTTTATCGCCTTGGCCGGCGTTTCTGCCGAATTTGGCGTGATCATGCTGCTCTACCTGAAAAATGCCTGGGCCGAGCGTCAAGACCTCGGTGACAACACAGAACGCGGGTTAATGGCCGCGATTCTTGAAGGCGCTGTGCAGCGCGTTCGACCCAAGGCCATGACCGTGGCGGTGATTATCGCTGGTTTGTTACCTATACTTCTGGGAAGCGGTACCGGCAGCGAGGTGATGAGCCGCATTGCCGCCCCGATGATTGGCGGTATGGTCACGGCGCCCTTGCTGTCGCTGTTTGTCATTCCGGCGGCCTATCAGCTCATGCGCCGCCGAAACCTATCCGCTGAGCTTGGCAGGGACTGA
- a CDS encoding SAVED domain-containing protein, which translates to MAEQEDAKPASGRFNTNDETKRIVWTQTAGHCELCGTDLTFDYRAGKPMRWGEVAHILPASPKGPRGRADHDAEAHTNDTANLMLLCPGCHDKIDRDADGYPENDLSGLHQAYLERIRLAATTPDGGRAIPLIVQSQHFQTINDIPVRDLLTAMSAEGLTAFDQGIKITFSAPGPRGRDTTYWQNVKDSIQYELEQQLKRRGGTYGDSPALAVVGLADIPALMMLGQSIGDRSKRLIFSFHREHRLRWPDQSAEPPAFLFTPPPEGDGPLALVLSISAQVPVRDVTDALPGARIAELAIPEPSYAMVQNRRVIHAFRDALQIRLSQLEALTPDPIHVFAAIPAALAIEFGALLTTQHQHTYLIFDRDKENHDRFTQTLQLGSVAQEAR; encoded by the coding sequence ATGGCAGAACAAGAAGACGCTAAGCCCGCAAGCGGGCGCTTCAACACAAATGATGAGACGAAGCGGATCGTATGGACACAGACCGCTGGTCATTGTGAACTGTGCGGTACGGATCTTACGTTCGACTATCGTGCCGGCAAGCCAATGAGATGGGGCGAAGTGGCGCATATTCTGCCCGCCAGTCCCAAAGGCCCTCGGGGACGCGCCGATCATGATGCTGAGGCGCACACAAACGATACCGCTAATCTGATGCTCCTGTGCCCAGGTTGTCATGACAAAATCGATCGTGATGCAGATGGGTATCCTGAAAATGATTTGAGTGGTTTACACCAAGCGTACCTGGAACGCATCCGACTCGCCGCAACGACCCCCGATGGTGGTAGAGCCATTCCTCTCATCGTCCAAAGTCAGCATTTTCAGACAATCAACGATATTCCCGTTCGCGATCTGTTGACTGCGATGTCCGCCGAGGGATTAACCGCCTTCGATCAAGGCATCAAAATCACTTTTTCTGCGCCCGGACCACGCGGCCGCGACACTACCTATTGGCAGAACGTCAAAGACAGCATCCAGTATGAGCTGGAACAGCAACTCAAGCGTCGCGGCGGCACCTACGGCGACTCGCCCGCGCTGGCAGTAGTCGGCTTGGCCGACATTCCGGCTTTGATGATGCTGGGCCAGAGTATCGGCGACCGTTCCAAGCGCTTGATCTTCTCCTTTCACCGCGAACATCGTTTGCGCTGGCCCGATCAGTCCGCTGAGCCGCCCGCTTTTTTGTTTACACCTCCCCCCGAAGGCGACGGGCCACTGGCGCTAGTGCTTTCTATTTCTGCGCAAGTCCCAGTTCGCGACGTGACTGACGCTCTGCCCGGTGCACGTATTGCAGAGCTGGCGATCCCAGAACCAAGCTATGCGATGGTACAGAACCGTCGAGTGATTCATGCCTTTCGCGACGCACTGCAAATACGGCTGAGCCAGCTTGAAGCTCTGACTCCTGACCCTATCCACGTCTTCGCCGCTATTCCTGCGGCATTGGCCATCGAGTTTGGCGCGTTGCTCACAACGCAGCATCAACATACGTACCTGATCTTCGATCGGGACAAAGAAAACCATGATCGGTTTACGCAAACACTGCAATTGGGCTCGGTGGCCCAGGAGGCTAGGTAA
- a CDS encoding nucleotidyltransferase domain-containing protein translates to MLLSNEQTKRSSWEYFLLRAAREISLSEAQYEKINDRYSQLEKILSASDNPLLAEAHIFVQGSMRLKTTIKPIPGAPADLDTIDADAIIWLPHAQGASAKEVLEAIEQRFREGSRVQEEVKQLRRGIRIVYADENPGFHIDVTPARAINGNGEANGEGKLEVPDRVTGWKASSPIPYSNWLQVASAQEISLESLVVAKSQRMLDAATQDPLPHYQDYIDQDPLRATIKLLKRHRDEWAINTRSADTRPISAVITTLATHAYLDVVKESQSKPLAPLDAILEIVRRMPQHIAHRGNDCFVCNPADNGENFAEKWNRPGEGQGYRQAFAKWHADASASVSLGLESFESNDSFAEAVKKNFGIAPALITAVNNEIPANWTMPGRPDGTTRNSASMGSLFGGASGGATSQSSVKPVGRLG, encoded by the coding sequence ATGCTATTGAGCAACGAACAGACCAAGCGCAGCAGTTGGGAATATTTTCTGCTTCGCGCCGCGCGGGAGATCTCGCTGTCGGAAGCGCAGTACGAAAAAATCAATGACCGCTACTCCCAACTGGAAAAAATCCTCTCGGCTTCCGACAACCCGCTGCTCGCAGAGGCCCACATCTTTGTTCAAGGCTCGATGCGGCTGAAAACGACCATCAAGCCAATCCCCGGCGCGCCTGCGGATCTGGACACCATTGATGCGGACGCGATTATCTGGCTCCCTCACGCTCAAGGCGCTAGTGCGAAGGAAGTTTTAGAAGCGATTGAGCAGCGTTTTAGGGAAGGCTCCCGCGTTCAGGAAGAAGTTAAACAGTTACGTCGTGGCATCCGCATCGTTTATGCCGACGAAAATCCAGGCTTCCACATCGACGTCACGCCTGCCCGCGCAATCAACGGAAATGGCGAAGCAAACGGCGAGGGAAAGCTGGAGGTTCCGGATCGGGTCACAGGGTGGAAAGCAAGCAGCCCTATCCCGTACTCGAATTGGTTACAGGTTGCCTCCGCCCAGGAAATCTCTCTGGAAAGCTTGGTAGTCGCCAAAAGCCAGCGAATGCTCGATGCCGCGACACAAGATCCTTTGCCGCATTATCAGGATTACATCGATCAAGATCCCCTGCGTGCAACCATTAAGCTGCTCAAGCGGCATCGCGATGAGTGGGCCATCAACACAAGGAGCGCTGATACACGCCCCATATCTGCGGTCATCACCACCCTGGCCACTCACGCATATCTGGATGTCGTGAAGGAATCGCAGTCGAAGCCTTTGGCTCCGCTTGATGCAATTTTGGAAATCGTCCGCAGAATGCCGCAGCACATCGCGCATAGAGGAAACGATTGCTTTGTCTGCAACCCTGCCGATAACGGCGAAAACTTTGCAGAAAAGTGGAATCGACCAGGCGAAGGGCAAGGCTATCGCCAAGCATTTGCCAAGTGGCATGCGGACGCCAGTGCATCCGTATCACTGGGTTTGGAAAGTTTTGAATCCAATGATTCCTTTGCCGAGGCAGTGAAAAAGAATTTCGGTATTGCACCGGCACTCATTACGGCAGTGAACAATGAGATCCCTGCGAATTGGACCATGCCCGGCCGACCGGATGGCACTACTCGAAACTCTGCTTCGATGGGTTCGCTCTTCGGAGGGGCCAGCGGTGGCGCAACCTCTCAGTCGAGCGTAAAGCCAGTTGGACGCCTTGGTTGA
- a CDS encoding ThiF family adenylyltransferase: protein MDALVDPITTPLQRGIAALRNTLGQDAADALLQPAPMRADEAASFYFPLPIDYTGQERRLRIGFPSNFPRGLLRLNVEPSPWLVWPHATRSGLCLHGFQERPIMGSPEVVVEDSLARLAQIVSLSKMGSSQATRDIEFQNEITTYWSFQHGQSFQNLLLLDRPQAASQLFALSDPRRAVPSGQETVWLASNVAALKGHYRRVVGRSAVIRAAETPGFYVKLQNYPDIRTPDPEDLLPWLTPHLQPDDAEQLLAWFEQHGTLASRWIVLELPGGTDAPTYCLNVRSLGVQQERGAKFGLRTARRRPAIANAHPPALVRATALDVLDRASILSRDTSGTAQHLESARVVCVGVGSLGSAVAIQLARSGVGHLTLIDPDTLVSANLGRHVLGADSLGRLKASALRDKILLDLPTTECTAYSTFAEVVMSSKPEVFDNADLVVITTADWQSEVTVWRAKSSGAPWGLLQAWSEPYTQVGHALFAPAGTFDGRHLFTNVGDFLHRFTEWPGGGVVPLPACGESFIPGGSLGMTNIASMVSHTALRALTGNIATASWISSIYRPEDVLSLGGQYQGPKLPEGAQQILLERGWPEDKDETV, encoded by the coding sequence TTGGACGCCTTGGTTGATCCTATTACGACGCCATTGCAGCGCGGAATCGCCGCACTGCGAAATACCCTAGGTCAGGACGCTGCCGATGCATTGCTCCAGCCCGCACCCATGCGGGCTGACGAAGCGGCGTCCTTTTACTTTCCCTTGCCCATCGATTACACGGGGCAGGAGCGGCGACTGCGTATTGGTTTCCCCTCCAATTTTCCCCGTGGGCTCTTGCGGCTGAACGTCGAACCCTCTCCATGGCTGGTTTGGCCGCATGCCACCAGGTCGGGGCTTTGCCTTCATGGCTTTCAGGAACGCCCCATCATGGGCTCCCCGGAGGTTGTGGTAGAGGACAGCCTTGCTCGCTTGGCACAGATCGTTTCGTTGTCCAAGATGGGATCAAGCCAGGCAACGCGCGATATCGAATTTCAGAACGAGATCACTACCTACTGGTCTTTTCAGCACGGTCAGTCATTCCAGAACCTTTTACTGTTGGATCGACCTCAGGCTGCCTCGCAGTTGTTTGCGCTCAGCGATCCGCGCCGGGCTGTGCCATCCGGTCAGGAAACGGTTTGGTTAGCATCGAACGTAGCTGCACTCAAAGGGCATTACCGACGGGTTGTCGGGCGTTCCGCTGTCATTCGCGCGGCCGAAACTCCCGGTTTTTACGTCAAGCTTCAGAATTATCCGGATATCCGCACCCCGGATCCAGAAGATCTATTGCCGTGGCTAACGCCCCACCTTCAACCAGACGATGCTGAGCAATTGCTGGCATGGTTTGAGCAGCATGGAACGTTGGCAAGTCGATGGATTGTTCTGGAGCTTCCTGGGGGGACGGATGCTCCAACGTATTGCCTCAATGTACGCTCGCTTGGCGTACAGCAGGAGCGGGGGGCAAAGTTTGGCTTGCGTACAGCGCGCCGCCGGCCAGCTATCGCAAATGCACATCCTCCGGCGCTCGTCCGGGCAACTGCCCTGGACGTGCTTGATCGAGCGTCCATTCTGTCCCGCGATACAAGCGGCACTGCCCAGCACCTTGAAAGTGCTCGGGTAGTTTGCGTTGGTGTTGGCTCGTTAGGCAGTGCGGTGGCAATACAGTTGGCACGATCCGGTGTCGGCCACCTCACCCTCATCGATCCTGACACCTTGGTATCAGCCAATCTGGGGAGGCATGTTCTTGGAGCGGATAGCCTAGGGAGACTGAAAGCCTCAGCGTTGAGGGACAAGATTTTGTTAGATCTTCCGACGACAGAATGCACCGCTTATTCGACTTTTGCCGAAGTGGTGATGAGCAGCAAACCAGAAGTGTTCGATAACGCAGATCTGGTGGTGATCACGACAGCAGATTGGCAGTCGGAGGTCACTGTATGGCGAGCGAAATCCAGCGGCGCTCCTTGGGGGCTCTTACAAGCCTGGAGCGAACCGTATACCCAGGTAGGTCATGCGCTATTCGCACCAGCCGGTACGTTTGATGGCCGTCATCTATTCACGAACGTCGGCGATTTCTTGCATAGATTTACAGAGTGGCCGGGAGGAGGTGTTGTTCCGCTGCCCGCCTGTGGGGAGAGCTTCATCCCAGGCGGCTCACTGGGGATGACCAATATCGCCTCTATGGTGTCGCACACGGCCCTACGCGCATTAACTGGCAACATCGCCACTGCATCTTGGATCAGCAGCATTTACAGACCTGAAGATGTGCTGAGCCTGGGAGGCCAATACCAAGGGCCCAAACTGCCAGAGGGGGCGCAGCAAATCCTACTCGAGCGTGGATGGCCGGAAGATAAGGACGAAACGGTATGA
- a CDS encoding Mov34/MPN/PAD-1 family protein: MTDIAWRWRWPEVNSELLVSQAVADILVSHRQGLFGVERGGQLFVNPVDPKGLLLALATVPHRADRSGWSWLELDAERCRQEIRAANEQGLRLVGYWHTHPQSVPVISPADIGSFSKFAARYTQDLPHPIAVIVGKSEKPEGIKAWSFRDGRYVEATWVR, from the coding sequence ATGACGGATATCGCATGGCGCTGGCGATGGCCGGAGGTGAATTCCGAACTATTGGTGTCCCAAGCTGTCGCGGACATCTTGGTTAGTCATCGGCAGGGCCTTTTTGGCGTGGAGCGAGGGGGACAGTTATTCGTCAATCCGGTTGATCCGAAAGGTCTGCTGTTGGCCTTGGCCACGGTGCCTCATCGCGCCGATCGGTCAGGTTGGTCTTGGCTAGAGTTGGATGCGGAGCGGTGCCGTCAGGAGATCAGGGCTGCCAACGAACAAGGGTTACGTCTGGTGGGCTACTGGCATACACACCCCCAATCCGTTCCGGTGATCTCTCCGGCAGATATCGGAAGTTTCTCCAAATTTGCTGCACGTTACACGCAGGATTTGCCGCACCCGATAGCCGTTATTGTCGGCAAGTCCGAAAAACCTGAAGGTATCAAGGCGTGGTCGTTCAGGGACGGCAGATATGTTGAGGCCACCTGGGTCAGATGA
- a CDS encoding 3'-5' exonuclease, with protein sequence MHPDELYVSVDVETSGPIPGEYSLLSIGACLVAQPETSIYLELRPDSPKHDPEALAVSGLILENLERDGLAPQQAMLTFDQWLKSSCQTGQKVIFVGLNAPFDWSFVNYYFHKYLETNPFGFTAIDMKAYFMGALGCSWQETKSSKMTAALKPLSEPNHNALDDARFQAELFALMLAGKGKR encoded by the coding sequence ATGCACCCTGATGAGCTTTATGTTTCCGTCGATGTCGAGACGTCTGGACCTATACCAGGCGAATACAGTCTGCTTTCCATTGGAGCTTGTCTTGTAGCCCAACCTGAAACGTCCATCTATCTTGAACTACGACCTGACAGTCCGAAACACGACCCCGAAGCGCTGGCAGTATCGGGGCTGATTCTGGAGAATCTGGAGCGTGATGGCCTCGCTCCGCAACAGGCGATGCTGACATTTGATCAGTGGCTGAAATCGTCCTGCCAAACGGGGCAAAAGGTCATTTTCGTAGGACTCAATGCGCCGTTTGACTGGTCATTCGTCAATTACTACTTCCACAAATACCTGGAAACCAACCCCTTTGGTTTTACCGCCATCGACATGAAGGCCTACTTTATGGGCGCTTTAGGTTGCAGCTGGCAGGAAACAAAATCATCCAAAATGACCGCTGCGCTGAAGCCACTCAGCGAGCCGAACCATAACGCATTGGATGATGCCCGCTTTCAGGCAGAGCTCTTCGCTCTGATGCTAGCGGGTAAAGGTAAACGCTGA
- a CDS encoding antitoxin Xre/MbcA/ParS toxin-binding domain-containing protein, with product MSETERWIVKCQKTEDGTGDIIIDLPQELLDQMRLGVGDDLELTVANGTLVLTPVHNATSLRPMVSGVLRQDVYHAYRMRLERLLHISVNASDLDIHDMIVAGFSVSLIKMLCDDGTLSDEERDRIIQPKTLKTKLSANQLLTLPESDRLFRFVHITAMAEVIFGDKVKAKQWLSKPKARFLGESPSSMVATTFGTHLVEEMLIQVSEGMSF from the coding sequence ATGAGTGAAACCGAGCGTTGGATAGTCAAGTGCCAAAAAACTGAGGACGGTACTGGCGACATCATCATCGATCTGCCTCAAGAGTTGCTTGACCAAATGAGGTTAGGTGTTGGGGACGACCTGGAGCTAACCGTAGCGAATGGCACACTAGTGCTTACGCCCGTGCACAACGCAACATCATTGCGGCCCATGGTTTCTGGCGTCCTGCGTCAGGATGTCTATCATGCTTACCGCATGCGTCTGGAGAGGCTTCTTCATATCTCTGTCAATGCCTCGGATCTGGACATTCACGACATGATAGTAGCTGGCTTCTCGGTCAGCCTGATCAAAATGCTTTGTGATGATGGAACCTTAAGCGACGAAGAGCGCGATAGAATCATTCAACCCAAAACGCTAAAAACAAAACTGTCAGCCAATCAGCTCTTAACCCTGCCTGAGAGCGATCGCCTTTTCCGGTTTGTACATATTACCGCCATGGCCGAGGTGATCTTCGGTGACAAAGTTAAGGCCAAACAATGGCTTTCCAAACCCAAAGCCCGCTTTTTGGGAGAAAGCCCATCGTCGATGGTTGCTACAACCTTTGGCACACATCTAGTCGAAGAAATGCTGATTCAAGTGTCGGAGGGCATGTCATTTTGA
- a CDS encoding DUF6957 family protein, with the protein MNLADYISVLSDGEKVDGCQLTTPDAVALARLHFPSRAYCLVADWAILDLDVTTSQLKAIKDRELIPALVYASTVIQDSKGRFAPGDWVKTTLGVSFTHNCLFPTKNTVYVLMGAGRRLRTDLDIALSLC; encoded by the coding sequence ATGAATTTGGCAGATTATATTTCAGTGCTTTCTGATGGTGAGAAAGTAGACGGATGCCAACTCACCACACCAGATGCTGTAGCGCTCGCCCGCCTGCATTTCCCTTCCCGTGCCTATTGTCTTGTTGCTGATTGGGCAATATTGGATCTCGACGTCACAACAAGTCAGCTGAAAGCCATTAAGGACAGGGAGCTAATTCCTGCTCTCGTTTACGCTTCGACCGTTATCCAAGATAGTAAAGGTCGCTTCGCACCTGGTGATTGGGTCAAAACAACACTGGGTGTTTCTTTCACCCACAACTGCCTGTTTCCAACAAAAAACACAGTTTATGTGCTGATGGGGGCCGGTCGAAGGTTGCGTACAGATTTAGACATCGCACTGAGCCTGTGCTGA
- a CDS encoding LemA family protein: MNIELLIAGIVVLIIVVGLVGWLVGVYNGLVMRRNDVDKAFANIDVLLKQRADQIPDLMRVVQAAMSHENALFTRLSDARTAYLNASSLTDKVDASNQLNTALKSVIAVAENYPTLISGPNMVEFQQAISAVEERIADRREFFNESVNLYNIAIAIFPDLFFAKMLGYQRIPLLAISAEETRYEGVKLEVPGA; the protein is encoded by the coding sequence ATGAACATCGAACTGCTGATCGCCGGTATCGTCGTGCTGATTATTGTGGTCGGCCTGGTCGGCTGGCTGGTGGGGGTCTACAACGGCCTGGTGATGCGCCGCAACGATGTGGATAAAGCCTTCGCCAACATCGACGTGTTGCTCAAGCAGCGGGCAGACCAGATTCCCGACCTGATGCGCGTGGTGCAAGCCGCCATGAGCCATGAGAACGCGCTGTTCACCCGCCTCAGCGACGCCCGTACCGCGTACCTCAACGCCAGCAGCCTCACCGATAAGGTCGATGCCTCCAACCAGCTCAATACGGCGCTCAAGTCGGTGATTGCGGTGGCCGAGAATTATCCGACGCTGATCTCCGGCCCCAACATGGTCGAGTTTCAGCAGGCGATCTCGGCGGTGGAAGAGCGCATCGCCGACCGCCGCGAGTTCTTCAATGAGTCGGTCAACCTCTACAACATCGCCATCGCGATTTTCCCTGATCTGTTCTTCGCCAAGATGCTTGGCTACCAGCGCATCCCGCTGCTGGCCATCAGCGCCGAAGAAACCCGCTACGAGGGCGTGAAGCTTGAGGTGCCGGGAGCATGA